Below is a genomic region from Bacillus mycoides.
ATCACCGCACTAACAATTGTACTTACAAGTGTAAGTATAACAGTGAATTTTCATCTTTCAAGCAATATGTGATGATTTACACTTAAAACGAACAGAATGAAGGGATGTGTTAGCTTTGAGGAAGTCAAGAGAAGACAGTATACACTCTCAAACATACATTATGGAGGCATTGAGCGCACTGTTGCATGAACATAAATTGCAAGATATAACCGTAACAGCTATTTGTAAAAAGGCTGGAGTTGCCAGAGTCACATTCTACAAATACTACCGCAACGTTTACGACGTCGTACAAGCATCTGTGGATGAAATTGTTCAACAATTCTTGAAAGAGGTTGATAGTTTGGATCCGTATGAAAGTATGCAGCTAATTATTGAATATATCATAGAGGGATTTGTCTCTGCACAGAAGCCGTCAGGAAAGTTAATTGATTCAAATATATCTAATATGATGCTTGATTACTTGAATTACACAATGGAAAAGGTCTTTCAAGCGGATATTACACACGATCATGACATGAGCAGAATGCAAATCCTGTTTTTAGCAGGCGGTATCTTCAATATTGTTACCGATTGGATTAAAAGAGGGTC
It encodes:
- a CDS encoding TetR/AcrR family transcriptional regulator, with amino-acid sequence MEALSALLHEHKLQDITVTAICKKAGVARVTFYKYYRNVYDVVQASVDEIVQQFLKEVDSLDPYESMQLIIEYIIEGFVSAQKPSGKLIDSNISNMMLDYLNYTMEKVFQADITHDHDMSRMQILFLAGGIFNIVTDWIKRGSRESPQALAAKIYEILPYGTTDTRNLANS